The following is a genomic window from Labrus bergylta chromosome 2, fLabBer1.1, whole genome shotgun sequence.
CCCGATTCATGTTTGCTGTGCGAGGAACTGACAGGGCAAGTTACATTTCTGGAAAAAGCGTCCACAACCAAAGGTAAATTACATCAAATGTTTAGCAAGATAGCCTGAACATTGACTCAGCATAATTTATCACTGCGTGCAGTTATCAAGACTATAGATATGATGCACTTAATTAATTTAACAACATCAATCTGAAAACAACTTATTGCCTTATCAGCATATTTAAAATCCATATTAACAAGGGGCTGATTCCATTCCCCAGTACCCCGTTGCCTGAGGATCTCAGCCTCCTGGTCTGACATTGTATTGGACCCTGACAGAGAAATTCCAAATTATGCTATTTGATGCAATGCTAAAAGTCTGATTCTCTACAGTTTAGTACTgtattatacatttatttattatttaagtgcCCCTTTTTACAATTTACACTATTCCTCACTCAACAGATAaaactgtgattgttttttatcttaCAACTTTTTCATGACAGAATTGAGCGGCTTTGGAGGGATGTGTGGACTGCAGTAACGATCACATCATAATATGTGCTGCACAGTCTCGAAGAAGAGGGACTGCTAGACATCTCAAACACATTGCACATCTTCCTGGTGCATTTTGTGTTCCTACCTCGTCTACGCGGTGACCTTCACAAACAGAAtatcaaagaactgcagtttgtaGAAATAACTGagaaattttaaaaagaaatgtcctTTGTGAAAGAGTGTAAACACAGTTAACTACCAAGCCTGATCTCAGGCGGTGTTtgttgttctgccctctgagtctaccttatcatcgtaaacaataggacacggagcgagaaagccagagacacccaagcccttccagagaggggggtgtgatcaaacacagctcattacatttagaacaagaaacttcacacacatgctttgaggagctctgaaacttatttaaattgcttgaagaggaggagattaTTTGTGCTGTAAAACAATTCCGCctcaaagaaattaaaagtcAGTGTAGGCTGACACTGGTCTACACTTAAAAATTAACACTAAAGACGCTAGATGGAATGCCTCAACCAGGacttctttaaaatatttgaaggAAGTCATGTGTTTAACATGGAAGGTGATGGTGTTAATGCAAGCAGCGACATTTGGATAACATATTCTGTGTTCCCCAAAATGTGACTCGCAGTGATGCTCAAACTTCACATTCACTTTGAACCTAATTTTCTCCTCCTGAAGGACAGGAACGTGGCCTTGCCCTGTTATCCACTGTAGAAATGCCTCTACAGTGAGTTGTGGTCCTGAAGCCTCCACCTCCGATTCCactgttgggccacgcaggcttaggacagtcaaacaatggacttgggcctgcacctctgtgagaagcctcatttgagttattcactgagatcagattcaaagaggcctaaaaggactcttaatcccagaatcccctgcagtacttcacacctacgcgtgaagtaaggggggaccggaacctctctcttctcattggaggggacctgaggtagaccccccatggagcaggccaggctacaaagcttcaagacttccattgctctctctctttccacgcACTGACTTCAAGTGGTTAgagacacaagctcacctcctgttttctgcaaccatcttcctttgttctaagttttggcgcgcaggtaatccgcagCCGgtagtgttctaaattccgagctcggattgtccagtgaacgcatctcagtttctcggggAGCGTCAGACtgtaacagattatcagaaagataacggtcgtattccgtcctgcaacgaaaggacatcaacggacatctttccactcgacggagaaccaacgaagccgctcttgCCGTAACGGACCCTCGTCGCCATCAAACGCCTCTGCACCTGGACGGACAGAAGATATGTTTTATCGCCGGACTCCTTTTTCCTTCAACAATCACGGGCAAAGcaattcacaagtgaggcttaattaggtctgggcagaattagctttagaaagtgtttttaacaattgtttgattAATGTAGAAACATCCACACctcttccacaagccttgcttgataatgtttgttgcttagattagtttaagatagttatttgtttgattaagttaattgattttggattgatgttgctttgtttaaataaattctgttataatttaagagagcagttgtttgtgattactggtgtatttgcgttgtgatataagctgggtgcgaaggctttgtgtacggatttcacaccttcaatttattaaataaagtttttaattattaataatataattaattaagtaactaatttgagactgatttgagtgatattttggttatatttccctgattacagggtggtgccccaaaagagattaaacatagtttaatgatattgttatttatattattaataattaaatataattattaaataatataaccaaagtggacttgatacaaccccaacaccacTTCATCTGAAATTAAAAGTAATGACAATAGAATGAGAATGAGATTAGACAGCAAAAACGTCCTCCCGTAGTTTGGCCAAGTATAAGGAGAGTAGTTGagcaataataatttaaaggGCTTGGCGGCATTGTTCCAATACTTGAGCAGAGGACTGCATCAGGTGGTATCTTGTGCGTGTGCTCTTGTACAATATATGTGTAATAAGAAGTGAAACCTATGGAATCGGTTGGTTAAACTTCTGTCACGGTTTACCTTGCTCCAGTTCCTGCAAGAAATCCTGGAGATGATTCATCAGAGTCACCTCCAAATGTTCCCTGTTTGTGCCTCTCTCGCTGAAGTCTGCTTGGCACACAGATATTATAAAGTCTGCATCAGCCTGTAGAAATGAAATATGGCTCATTAGTACCGTccatcatttattttgtcaaattaAAGAATTTGAAAGAAAGTTGTTACTGGATGTAATTCCACAACTATGAGGATGTGCATGAACCTGTAACACGCCTCATAATTATATTCAACGTATATTAAGTTGAATTTCACAGTTGCTGTTTGAACCAGGCATTTTAAACACTCAGGTTTGTAATATTATTCAATTTCAAAGGGATGGTTTTAATGGCATTGTTATTATATTGTGGTGATGTATAGttatgtaaaacaaacaagctgATGCACTGAATAGTTTGAATAATTGTAAGTGTTCATGTAATGTTGTGATGCTACAATCAATGTTGTACCATCACACATCCAATCTGCATCATTCCTTGATCTTGTGGTGAAGTtttatcaaaatgaaatgtaaccCTTTGACAAAACTTACTTACTACTAACACTAATCCTTCCACGTTCCCTTGTATTGCTAATATTTGCCTGGTTTTCCATCCCAATACAAGTGAGAAGATGAGGTCTTGTCCCTCACCTATATTCTGGTATTTATCATTTGAAGTTCCAGTTCAAGAATTCTGATCCTCACTAAACAAGTTGAGTAGTTGAACTCAGTATGTACAcaacagtaaaaataacaaagaaggTCATTAtatgaaagaaaatatttgttcTTCAATCCTTTCCATGGTGCACCTACTTTCATTTCCAGCCTGGGAACAAACAAAGGCTGACAGATGCCTGGGTGTTTGGCCATGATTTCCAACAAGCCATACAGCTTTAAGCCATCCCTTATCTGCAGCAGAATCAGGAGCAGTCTCAGATGTGCGTGGAGGACAATAGACCTTTTTGAGATAAATTACATAGAAAAAATGAacatagcaaaaaaaaacactgcatttTGTAATTATGTGTAAAATTGTAGTGATGTTCACAGAtgaagggttcacatactttcaAGCAACAGTGTATGACACAATGGCAACAGCTGAAAATGAGCATTAACCATTCAGTCCATTATTGcaaaaattacaatttaaagCTTCACCATTTTTTTAAGGTGATGATGCTTGAGTGAGGAATTGCAGCTTTTGAAATGTAGACACTTTCATGTCGACATACACAAGCACAATTAAAcccaaaacacattaaacaccaAGATCTCAAACATACCAGATTATTTCCTCCCTTTTCTCCACATGGATTAATCCTGTGTACCCACAGATCAATATCTCCTCTGTGAGACTTTGAATGGTTGCCTCAGTGGCTGCCTCCACCTGAAATGAAACAGACCACCTTATCGTTGTGTCAAGAAACAGATCAAGTGATGTGTGAGGGCTCTtttaaagatagaaaaaaagtcaaagtacaGCTATGAGGGCTGTTGTACAAATTTCTCCTGATGACAGGACTTTAAGTGACAGAGCTACTTGGTTTCATTATCAGTTCATTTACTTTAAAGTTCTTCCTGCTGATCAGTTAAGTCTCCATGCTTTGTCAGATCGAGGCCGCTGATCAGtttatgctttgtttttttaagaaaggcTTTATACTCTTACTCTTGTTAAGAGGTCGGTATATTGGGCATCTCCCACACTGTCTTTGTCCAGGTTGTCAAAGTTCAAGTACCCAGTGCACAGGACCTTGTAGCACCAAAGCACAATGAAATTAGGGGCAGGTTCTCCTTGGGCCAAGCTGGAGGCCATTATTTCCCCAACAGTCCTaaccaaaaaacattttcaaataaatgttcatgaTGCTCCATTTCTTCATAAAtgctgaaaatataaatatgaaacttttGCATGCCATGTTTGTCTTTAAGCTTAAAAGGTGATCTCCCAAAGTTCTGTTTACAGCATGTGTCTACAACCCAAGGAGGCAGATTGTAGGTCTTAGTATATTAATTGTAGTTAGTGGTTGCCTGGTTAACCAAATAATGATATCATACACtgaaactgaacattttttagCCCATACCTGAAATGACCTTTATCCAAATCCGAAAGGGAATAGTTCGGTCTTCCGCCATTTGATCCCTTCTCAAAGAATTTCTGTTCAATGCCTGCAATCATTCTTTaaacatgataaaaaatattttgaacgGTAAATTTGCTGATAAAATTCATAATTCCACAACTtgcatatataaaatattaacagTATTTAATGTCACTCTGAAACCTTTTCAAATTATTCTCAGGGCAAAACATTGATATAAGTTGTATCCTATGCTTACCTGTCAGAAATTCCTTGCGAAGAGCCCTTGTGTCAATGCCTGCTTCACCTAAAAAGAGGACTCTCAGCTGGTTGGCTGgtgatgcttttttttgtcgCTGCCATTGCACAAGACCCCTCTCAAACATGCTCTGGCGAGACACTGCGATGTCTAGAGGACAGGATATTTAGAGACAAAATAATAGTTGAATATTGTCTGCAGGGTATGGTACACAGCATTTGgttgttttaaaaatcagtaTTTAAACGTGAAAATCAAGAAGGAAGCAGGAGGGTGAATGTAATTGTCATAAACAGTATGTACTGCATTATGTTCTGTTgtttaattttcatgaaatggtGAACCTTATTATTACATGTCAAATTGTAAattattttcattgatatttaaaattaatattttaagtaaaagttaaaagatgaaaatataaactttaaagTGATTAGGTCACATACGGCCAAAGCTGCTGTCCAGTCCTTACAGTCAAAAAGGTTGGGGACCACTGCATTATAGAAATGGTTACAATGTCTTCAGGGCATCCAATTTTCCAAAATTTGAAATCAAATTCCTTGCCATCTCACGAATGGCGTTTCTCTGTAGGTTAGGTGGAAGGTTATTGTTCATCTTTTACTCAGCCACAATGATTTAACTCTAACAGGAGATTTTCTACACCCATAAAAGGAAAATCTACACAGAAGTTGCCaagaacacagaaaataaattatttattgtctatttgaaacataaaaatagataaattatAATATTACCCAGGCAAAGGTAGAATAAGCAGGAAAATATCCCCCAACACAAAACATACTAGAGTGGCACAAAAAGTAGAAacacttataaaaaaaaattttttttaattgtgtcaAAAAGATTGATTATTTGTGAAGTTTgccacatttgtttttgtgaataaaatgtGAGATAATTTaattggcaaatataaatgttaaatattatatcgaaatgttaaaaatacatgtcttGATAAGTATTTAGGGACACGCGCCGCTCCTCCTGAGAATCCCAGCAAGCCTTACAGAAGTGACACCACTCCCGACCAGTGACGGCGGCGTCCTCCCTCCATCTGATTGAGTCCTCCAACCAATCCCCGATCTCCACCTGCAGGTGCATCAAAGATCTTCACAcgcaaaacacacagaggtctcactctcacacaccaCAATACAATAAACAATATACAGCCAGGGCCGTAACAACCTGAAACAAGAAACACTCACTCAGATGTGTTGTGACAAACTCGTTTGAGTCTAGAGGTACAATGAGGAGTCCTGCACAAATACAGGGACATCATTTCACtgtcctgataaaaaaaaaatcttcttttacTTACCAGTGGAGGAAGGCCTTGCGGCGAAACATAGCAGTAAACTGCTCCGAGATGCGTTTGAACAGCTCCTGAATGGCTGTGCTGTTGCCAATGAAGGTGGCGGCCATCTTGAGACCGCGGGGAGGGATGTCACAGACGGCGGTCTTGACGTTGTTGGGGATCCATTCCACAAAGTAGCTGCTGTTCTTGTTCTGAACATTAAGCATCTGCTCATCTACCTCCTTCATTGACATGCGGCCTCGGAAGATGGCGGCGACTGTGAGGTAGCGCCCGTGGCGTGGGTCACAAGCTGCCATCATGTTCCTGGCGTCAAACATCTGCTGGGTTAGTTCAGGAATGGTCACTGACCTGGAAAAAGACAAGATAATGGAGTTAAGATTCATCTCACATGCATTGGAAACAACAAAGTGTGTAAAAAGCATGCTTGTCCTCTCTACCTGTACTGCTGGCAGGGGGGCGAAGCTCGGCATGAAGAAGTGCAGCCTGGGAAAGGGAACCATGTTCACGGCCAATTTCCTCAAATCGGCGTTGAGCTGCCCGGGGAAGCGCAGGCGGGTGGTCACCCCACTCATGGTGGCTGAGACCAGGTGGTTGAGGTCACTGCATGTGGGTGTGGTGAGCTTCAGTGTGCGGAAGCAGATGTCATACAGAGCCTCATTATCAACGCAGAAGGTCTTATCTGTGTTCTCCACCAGCTGGTGGACAGAGAGGGTTGCATTGTACGGTTCAACGACTGTGTCTGACACCTGAAATGTGAgagaggaaagcaaaaagagatGAAGGTaagaaataaagacaagagGGGCATGAGATAGAATTTTAATGACATGATTTCTATGTTATGAATCTTGGGTGAGGGTTACCACGCTGAATGTGTTCATGATGCGATCTGGATACTGCTGATGAGCAGCGTGCCCATACCAGAGCCGGTGCCTCCACCCAGCGAGTGGGTGAGCTAGAAGCACTGCAGGCAATCGCAGCTCTCTGCCTCCTTCCTCACCACATCCAGGACCGAGTCCACCAGCTCCGCTCCCTCGGTGTCGTGACCTTTAGCGCAGTTATTACCTGCTCCGCTCTGGCCTGTGTGACATGCAAATACAGAGATTAATCACAGCTGTAGAGTCAACACTTCCTGGATCTGATTCTATTGGAAATATGACTCCATCACACAAATAACTGGTattctgtttttaatatatTGAAAGTTGA
Proteins encoded in this region:
- the zgc:112966 gene encoding uncharacterized protein zgc:112966, with protein sequence MHLQVEIGDWLEDSIRWREDAAVTGREWCHFYIAVSRQSMFERGLVQWQRQKKASPANQLRVLFLGEAGIDTRALRKEFLTGKMIAGIEQKFFEKGSNGGRPNYSLSDLDKGHFRTVGEIMASSLAQGEPAPNFIVLWCYKVLCTGYLNFDNLDKDSVGDAQYTDLLTRSPHTSLDLFLDTTIRWSVSFQVEAATEATIQSLTEEILICGYTGLIHVEKREEIIWSIVLHAHLRLLLILLQIRDGLKLYGLLEIMAKHPGICQPLFVPRLEMKADADFIISVCQADFSERGTNREHLEVTLMNHLQDFLQELEQGKPQMRLLTEVQAQVHCLTVLSLRGPTVESEVEASGPQLTVEAFLQWITGQGHVPVLQEEKIRFKVNVKFEHHCESHFGEHRICYPNVAACINTITFHVKHMTSFKYFKEVLVEAFHLASLVLIFKCRPVSAYTDF